The genomic segment CTCGCGCTGGGAGCCGCTTGATGCCCTTCGCCACGGTCGAGGACGCGCTCGCCGCCATCCGGGCGGGCCGGATGGTCATCGTCGTGGACGACGAGGACCGGGAGAACGAGGGGGACCTCACGCTCGCCGCCGAGCGGGTCACCCCCGAGGCGGTGAACTT from the Candidatus Methylomirabilis sp. genome contains:
- a CDS encoding 3,4-dihydroxy-2-butanone-4-phosphate synthase — translated: MPFATVEDALAAIRAGRMVIVVDDEDRENEGDLTLAAERVTPEAVN